A part of Streptococcus porcinus genomic DNA contains:
- a CDS encoding heavy metal translocating P-type ATPase, protein MAWIKGHIRLVETLICLLLILVGLLLLRRYTGLASVFFILAFLLGGYESAKEGLHELFVKKHLTVDILMVLAAVGAGIIGYWLEGALLIFIFSLSNTLEEMAMEKSKHAISALMNLTPDTARRIRDDGSVEEVETKALKVGDKLQVRKGESIPIDGELQSNFGQFDESMITGESVTVEKTYKDSLIGGTINEGQTVEMIVTVENEDTLFAKIVNLVESAQTQKSRTTTFIESLENHYVKAVLLLVPLFILFCHLILAWPWLDSFYRGMVLLTVASPCALIASSTPASLSAISRAARKGLVIKGGDIVDKMGDIKAVVMDKTGTLTQGKPSVVDSYYIGDKSEIDTIVKAAEEMSIHPISQALLDYIGEGIHLSPIQAEEISGKGFMVTSNGQEWRIGKKSFILERVTHIEHIEPEIDMLESQGKTLIFVSKEDDLMAYYALLDDIKEESLKAIKMLHALDIKTVMLTGDQERTAHYVAKKLGIDEVVANCMPQDKVVNLAKIKERYGFVAMVGDGINDAPALAQADVSYAIGSGTDIAMESADSVIMEDLTRIPFSIKLSKKMKRIVKQNIIFALSVISLLILANVFQVVNLPLGVVGHEGSTILVILNGLRLLSFK, encoded by the coding sequence ATGGCTTGGATTAAAGGGCATATTCGTTTAGTGGAAACACTTATTTGCCTGTTATTGATTTTAGTAGGTTTACTACTTTTAAGAAGGTATACTGGCTTAGCTTCAGTTTTTTTTATACTGGCTTTTTTGCTTGGTGGTTATGAATCTGCAAAAGAAGGTCTTCATGAGTTGTTTGTTAAGAAGCATTTGACTGTTGATATTTTAATGGTTTTAGCTGCAGTAGGTGCAGGTATTATCGGTTATTGGTTAGAAGGAGCTTTATTGATTTTCATTTTCTCCCTTTCCAATACCTTGGAAGAAATGGCTATGGAAAAAAGTAAACATGCTATTTCAGCATTGATGAATCTTACACCAGATACAGCACGCAGAATTCGAGATGATGGAAGCGTTGAAGAAGTTGAAACCAAAGCTTTAAAAGTTGGTGACAAATTGCAAGTACGAAAAGGTGAGTCCATTCCAATTGATGGTGAGTTACAAAGTAACTTTGGTCAATTTGATGAATCAATGATTACGGGTGAGTCTGTCACTGTTGAGAAAACTTATAAGGATTCCTTAATTGGGGGCACAATTAATGAAGGGCAAACTGTTGAAATGATAGTAACTGTAGAGAATGAGGACACTTTATTTGCTAAAATTGTCAATTTAGTAGAGTCTGCCCAAACTCAAAAAAGTCGCACAACAACTTTCATTGAAAGTCTAGAAAACCATTATGTTAAGGCTGTCCTTCTCTTAGTACCACTTTTTATCCTATTTTGTCACTTGATTCTTGCTTGGCCTTGGTTGGATTCTTTTTACCGAGGAATGGTTTTACTGACAGTAGCTTCTCCCTGTGCTTTGATAGCTTCCTCAACACCAGCAAGTCTATCAGCTATTAGCCGAGCTGCAAGAAAAGGTCTAGTCATCAAGGGTGGTGATATTGTTGATAAAATGGGTGATATTAAAGCAGTTGTTATGGACAAAACCGGAACCTTGACTCAAGGCAAACCTTCAGTAGTAGATAGCTATTATATTGGTGATAAATCAGAAATTGACACAATTGTGAAAGCAGCGGAGGAAATGTCCATCCATCCTATCTCACAGGCGTTATTGGATTACATTGGTGAAGGTATCCATCTTAGTCCTATTCAAGCAGAGGAAATTTCTGGTAAAGGTTTTATGGTGACAAGTAATGGTCAAGAATGGCGGATCGGAAAGAAATCTTTTATACTAGAAAGAGTAACTCACATTGAGCATATTGAGCCTGAAATTGACATGTTAGAGAGTCAAGGTAAAACCCTTATATTTGTTAGTAAAGAAGATGACTTAATGGCTTATTATGCCTTACTTGATGACATTAAGGAAGAGTCTCTAAAAGCGATTAAGATGCTGCATGCTTTAGATATTAAGACTGTCATGTTAACAGGTGATCAAGAAAGAACAGCCCATTATGTGGCTAAAAAATTGGGTATCGATGAAGTCGTTGCTAATTGTATGCCACAAGATAAAGTTGTTAACCTTGCTAAAATTAAAGAAAGGTATGGTTTTGTGGCTATGGTTGGCGATGGGATTAATGATGCGCCAGCTTTAGCTCAGGCAGATGTATCTTATGCTATTGGTTCAGGAACAGATATTGCAATGGAAAGTGCTGATAGTGTTATCATGGAAGATTTGACGAGAATTCCATTTTCAATCAAATTATCAAAAAAAATGAAAAGAATAGTGAAGCAGAATATTATTTTTGCTCTATCTGTTATTAGCCTACTGATCCTAGCGAATGTTTTCCAAGTTGTAAATTTACCATTAGGTGTCGTTGGTCATGAAGGATCTACGATTCTTGTTATCTTGAACGGTTTACGTTTATTGTCTTTTAAATAA